In Chryseobacterium sp., the genomic window CTTATTTTCACTTTCCTGTTCAAATGCTGATGACACAGCTTCTTTTGATAACAGCGACACTTCCAGCCAAACGGTTCAGAATGGGAATCCCACGGGTACTCCACCCGATAAATTTGCTTACGGGTACAATCATTAATAAAAAAAACCTGCATTTCTGCAGGATTTTATTTTATAGTTAGCATCAGTTTAAGCCAGCCGGCTGTATCCTGATTTCAATCAGGAAGCCCAGTTCCGTTATTGTTTTTTCTTCACTCTACTGGCTTTCACTTTTTTTACCTCATCTTTAATGAACGGGTATTTTTTCTGCATATCTTTTACCAGGGACGGATCAAGGTCTATGGCCAGCTGAAGCGAATCCATACCTTTTTCCTTATTTTTCAAATTGAAAAAACAATTGCTTAACTGGTAATACAGTTCGGCTCTATGGTGGTTTTTTACCGCATTATTTAAAACCGTTATTGCTTCTTCATATTCACCTAAAAGCATTAATACTTCTGAATAGGCATACCAGTTGTAAAACCTTGAAGGCTCATCATTGACCAGTTTTTTCAGGCAGGACAAGCTTTCTTCAAATTTTCCTGAATCAATGAATAAGAATGCCAATCTCTTCTGATAGTCAAGGTTATTTTCATTCAGCTGGGTTGCTTCTTTTGCAAAATGCAACGCTTCTGACATTCCTCCCATTTCTTCGTACAGGTAAGACTGTTCCATCATCGCCAGGTAAAACTGAGGGTCTTCTCTCAGCGATTTTTGGAATGAGTTTAAAGCTAAAATAGGTTGTTTTAAAGCTTTATGGCATAATCCGATCTTATAAAAGGTAAATGCTTTCGTATATTCCAGCTCAAGCATTTCTTCATAGATCTCAATAGCTTTCTGGTATTGGCCTAAGGCTTCATAACAGGCTGCTTTATTGGCGTACACTCCCACAGAGTTTGAATTGATTGCCAGCAGGTAATCATATCCCCTGATGGCTTCTTCGTAATTCTTTCTGTTAAAATAGAATTGTCCGTATTCAAACCAAGCTGTTTCTGAATAGGAAAATTCATCTAAATATTCATTAAGAAAGGCGATAGCCTCCTCACTCTTGTTCAGGTCACTGAAACACACCATACAGTTTTCCAGCGCATATTCGTCGGAAGGATCTTCTTTAAGTGCTTTCCTGTAATGTTTAAGAGCGTTAAAAGGATCTCCAAGATTAACATATTCATCTGCAATAAAGTTGTGAAGGAAATTTTCTTCTTCCTCCAATGTCAATGCTTTTTTACAAATTTCAATGGATTTTCTGGGATTTCCTAAGTTCGAATAATACTTGGCGTAACAAACCAAAAAGTCTGTGTTTTCCATAGAAGCACCTTTCAGCTCATTGATAAGGTCTTTCGCCGTATTATATTCTTCCCATTCCAAAAGAATTTCAAGTTTTTTAATCTTGATATCTAAAGAATTAGGGTGAAGCTTCAACCCGTAATTAACCGCCATATCAGCGTAATTAAAGTCTCCAAGCTCCAAATAATAAACAACAATGTCTTCCAACTCTTCTGTATCAAAGTAGAATTCATCATTATTTTCCATCATTTCCTCGAACTTTTTTACAAGTTCATTTCCAAAATACTCTTCCAATAGTGTCCTCTTCGTCGGCCCGATGTCTGAATTTGCTTACAGACCTCGGCAAACTTTTAATTAATTATACATCTGAAACTGATATTCAAATATTTATGCAAAGTTGCAACTTTTTTTTGAATTTTCCATTTCATAAATTTCTATTATAAAAATAGTAAAAAAAGAAAACAGATAAAAGGATTGTGGATAAAAAACTCAAATTGTGGTTAAATTGTTATGACAAGCCTTTTTCCGCTTGGCAATTCTGCGTTCCAGATAGATTCAATATTCTTTATATCTGCATTTTCGGTCTCTATTTTAATTTTTCCATTAACAGCTGCCTGGAACATTTCGGGAATAATTTGTGAAAACAGGAGCTGCATTTCTTTTTTTGTCCAGCTTCCCAATCCTGAACCTGAAATATGAAGATCAGTCCCTCTTAAGATCTGGGAAGACAACTGAATACTATCTCCGCTCATTCCTCCTACAGAAACCAATCTTGTTGTATGGGAAAAGGCACCATCTCCTTTAATCGCTTTTAAAATCATTTCCACCGGGTGTCCCCAAATATAATCCAGGATGATATCAACCGGCGTTTCATCATGTAAATCCTTCACTTTCTGCTGAAAGCTTTGGTCATCTGCCTGCAGGGATATAACCTCATCGGCTCCCAATTCATGTAATGACTGCAGCACCTTTTCATTTCTTCCGGTCACAATAATTTTCCCTGCTCCATATAATTTGGCGATCTGCACGGCTATTTTACCGGTAATTCCTGTGCCGCCATTGATGAGTACCGTATCTCCGGGCTGAATATCTGCCTTACATTTTAAGCCCATTGCTGAACCCATCACCGCATTGGGCAACGCAGCAGCTACAGAAAAGTCAAGATTTTCAGGGATAATGACGATTAATTCTTTATCTGCGGCTACCCTTTCGGCTACGGTTCCTTTTTTACTGAAAAAATAGACTTTGGTTCCGTCTTCCAGATATCCGGTTCCGTCTGAACCGATAATTTTAGGCTGGTGTGCATCATTTTCCGTGGAATAATGATTTCCGCCCGCTCTCGCTTTATCCAGGTTTTTAATGGACGCGGCCTTTACCGAAACCAGGACTTCTTTTCCCGGAGTGATTTTTGGTTCAGAAAAATCTGCATATTGAGGTGTACTTCCTTTTTCAAATACGACTGCTGCTTTCATTCTTTTAAATTTTTATACAAAATTATCTCCCGAGTAAGCTGCAGAGCAATAACATTTGTTATCAGTTTACTTTTAAGAGCGATATTCTGACCTCAAAGCATCCATCTTCCAGCAAACTAAAAAAGGCTGTCTTTCCGTATTTTACTTTTGATCCTGCTTAAATGTACTGTTGTAATTCCCAAATACGAAGCGATATAATGCTGGGGAATCCTTTTAATGATTTCCGGTTTTTCTTTGGTAAGGTTGATATACCGCTGTTGGGGCGAGTCTTTAATAAATGAGAAGAAATGCTTCATATAATCAAAAACTCTTTCAAACAGAGCATCCATAAATAAAGTTCTGAGCTCAGGATTTTCATACACTTCCTCAAGGAAGGCTTCCACGTCCGGTTTTTTGATTCTATACAAAACGCAGGGTTCTATGGTCTCAAAAGACACCATACCCGGAAGTCCTTTTTTAAAGCTTTCAAGGGAAGAAAACATTGTATTTTCAAGGAAAAACTGAAAGGTTACATCTTTGCCGTCATTGTTATACCATGCCCTCACGGCTCCCTTTTCCAGGTAGAAAGCATGATAAGAAATTTCCCCTTCATTCATGAGCAGGGTTTTGGCAGGAACTTCCATACGGTAGAAACAGCTTAGAAATTTCCGCCACTTTTCTTTCGGAAAGGGAAACCTGTTTTTTATATGTTCAAACATCGGAATAAAAAAGAACGGAGCTTACAGGTTCCGTTCTTATGATATTTTTAGATTAAACTTTTGATCTTAGCAATGATATGATCTCCTAACTGATCAGCTTCTTCCTGAGATTTAGCTTCTGTATAAATCCTGATGATTGGCTCTGTATTGGATTTTCTAAGGTGAACCCAGTTGTTTTCAAAATCTATCTTAACGCCGTCCACAGTAGACACCTCTTCATTTTGGTATTCCTGCTCCATTTTTCTTAATATCTCATCTACATTGATCTCAGGTGTAAGTTCGATTTTCTTTTTACCCATAAAATAGCCTGGATATCCTGCTCTCAATTCGGAAACCGTTTTATTTTCTTTAGCTAAATGCGTCAGAAATAAAGCGACTCCCACTAAAGAATCTCTTCCGTAATGGAGCTCAGGATAAATGATCCCGCCGTTTCCTTCTCCTCCGATCACTGCATTTTTCTCTTTCATCAAAGTGACGACGTTAACTTCTCCTACTGCACTTGCAAAGTATTCTGAATCGTGGGTCTGCGCTACGTCTCTCAAA contains:
- a CDS encoding tetratricopeptide repeat protein; this encodes MEEYFGNELVKKFEEMMENNDEFYFDTEELEDIVVYYLELGDFNYADMAVNYGLKLHPNSLDIKIKKLEILLEWEEYNTAKDLINELKGASMENTDFLVCYAKYYSNLGNPRKSIEICKKALTLEEEENFLHNFIADEYVNLGDPFNALKHYRKALKEDPSDEYALENCMVCFSDLNKSEEAIAFLNEYLDEFSYSETAWFEYGQFYFNRKNYEEAIRGYDYLLAINSNSVGVYANKAACYEALGQYQKAIEIYEEMLELEYTKAFTFYKIGLCHKALKQPILALNSFQKSLREDPQFYLAMMEQSYLYEEMGGMSEALHFAKEATQLNENNLDYQKRLAFLFIDSGKFEESLSCLKKLVNDEPSRFYNWYAYSEVLMLLGEYEEAITVLNNAVKNHHRAELYYQLSNCFFNLKNKEKGMDSLQLAIDLDPSLVKDMQKKYPFIKDEVKKVKASRVKKKQ
- a CDS encoding zinc-binding alcohol dehydrogenase family protein, with the translated sequence MKAAVVFEKGSTPQYADFSEPKITPGKEVLVSVKAASIKNLDKARAGGNHYSTENDAHQPKIIGSDGTGYLEDGTKVYFFSKKGTVAERVAADKELIVIIPENLDFSVAAALPNAVMGSAMGLKCKADIQPGDTVLINGGTGITGKIAVQIAKLYGAGKIIVTGRNEKVLQSLHELGADEVISLQADDQSFQQKVKDLHDETPVDIILDYIWGHPVEMILKAIKGDGAFSHTTRLVSVGGMSGDSIQLSSQILRGTDLHISGSGLGSWTKKEMQLLFSQIIPEMFQAAVNGKIKIETENADIKNIESIWNAELPSGKRLVITI
- a CDS encoding Crp/Fnr family transcriptional regulator; the protein is MFEHIKNRFPFPKEKWRKFLSCFYRMEVPAKTLLMNEGEISYHAFYLEKGAVRAWYNNDGKDVTFQFFLENTMFSSLESFKKGLPGMVSFETIEPCVLYRIKKPDVEAFLEEVYENPELRTLFMDALFERVFDYMKHFFSFIKDSPQQRYINLTKEKPEIIKRIPQHYIASYLGITTVHLSRIKSKIRKDSLF